The sequence TAAACCTAAGCGGAACAACTTCAGACAGGATCAGCAAAGCAAAAAAAAGAAGACCGTATGGTAGACGGTCTTCCAGCAGATATTAGTGGAGGAGGTGGCCAATGAGCAAGCCGACCGCCAGAAGCAGGCAGAAGAAGGTGTTCGTCTGCGCTGTGAATTTCATGGCTGGCATCACTTGGAGCGGTGCTTCGTGATTTTTGAATATCCTGATGGCGGAGATGGGCTTCTTGACGCACAGGATGACGAGCAGGCTCCATGGAGTGAGTCCGCCGAAGAGCACGAGACCGATGATCCAGGCAAATGCCAGGATGAAGAATCCGCTCTGTACCCGGATGGCATTCGCCCGTCCGAGCAAAATGGCAAGCGTCTTCCGTCCTCCCAGCTTGTCGCCTTCGAGGTCCCGGATATTGTTTGCCATCATGATTGCAGCTACGAGGAGAACACTCGGTATGGACAGCAGCACAGCCCGTTCCGATACGGTCCCTGTCTGGATATAGAAGGCGATCAGGACGAGCAGCATCCCCATGACAACACCGGAAAACAGTTCCCCAAGCGGGGTATAGGCGATCGGGTAGGGGCCGCCTGTGTAGAAGTAACCGATAGCCATCGATACGAGACCGATTGCTGCAAGCCACCAGGACGTCTGCATGCAGATATAGACGCCCAGCAGTACGGAAATGCCATATAGGAAAAGAGCCAGGTTCAGGATCGTTTTCGGGTTCACTTTGTTGCGGACGATCGTTCCGCCGATGCCGACCGAGTGCTCGGTGTCCAGGCCTCTTTTGTAGTCATAGTATTCATTGAACATGTTCGTCGCCATCTGGATGAGCACACTTGCGAGCAGCATGGCTGCAAAGAGAGGGAAGTCCAGCCGTCCGAACGGCAGGGCGAGCATCGTGCCGAGGAATACAGGTGCAAAGGCTGCGGTCAGTGTGTGCGGCCGGGTCAGCTGCCACCACATCCTCCAGCCTTGTTCGATTTTGATTGTATCTTGCATTTCGTTCTCTCCTTCACTTTTGAATCCACTTTCCATTGTACTCTATTCCGCCCGTGTTCGGTATCCCCGGGTCCCCAAAAATGCGGGAGCGGCCCATTTCCGTTATAATGGATACTGCAATGGCATCTAGTACACGCCAACAGAGGAGAGAATATTATGAATCGGAAGCTTACGGAACTGCCTGCACATACTGATCGTGCAGCCAACCCGCATATCCGCTTCTTCACTGAAACGATAGAGGCGGGCGGAATTTCTCCGCTTTCTTTTTTTGAGGCCGGGTCTTCCATCGGATATGCAGAACGGTTCTTTTGGGAAAACGCCTCGAAGACATTGACACTCGTCGGGATCGGGCATGCATTGACCCTTACGGCTGACGCGGAGCACGATCGCTTCGGGAAAATAGAGGCTGAGTGGAAACAATACTGCACGAAACTCATCAAAGAAGAAAAAGACATGGACCCCATCCTGGCAGGAGGTTTTTCATTCACTGCTGAGCAGGGATCCCGCAGTTCTGAATGGGGGGATTTTCCGCGCGCATTCTTTTCAGTTCCTGTTTTTCAACTGAAAATCGAGAATGGGCGGACAGCGGTCGCCATCAATCTAATTACGGACTCCCCGGAGAGCTCCGGCAAGTTTGATGAGCTGCGGCAGCAGAGGGACCGCTTGATACACGAAGCGCAGATGCGGGATTCACTGCACTTTACGAAGCCGTCCGTCCTCTCGATGCAAGAGCTCGGAAAAGACAGCTATCTGGATACAGTTACGGCGGTCACCGGGAAGATCGCTGCCGGGGAAGCGGATAAGGTCGTCATCGCCCGTTCGCTCGCCCTGCAGTTCGATGAGCCGGCAGACCATACAGCAGTGCTGCAGTCGATCACAAACGAACAGCGCGACAGCTACCTGTTCGGCATTGAACGCGGCAGCCAGCTGTTCTTCGGGGCGACTCCCGAACGGCTGGTCGAGATAAAGGACGGGAGAGCCTATTCGGCATGCGTGGCGGGTTCGAGCAGACGGGGGACGACAGCCGAGGAGGATCGCAAGCTGGGCGAAGCGCTTCTGGCGGATAAAAAGAACCGGGAAGAGCATCACTATGTCGTCGAGATGATTACCCGTGTGTTCGATTCACTTTGTGCATCCCGTACATCAGCAGCAGGTCCGAAACTCATGAAAGTGAGAGATATCCAGCATTTATATACCCCTGTCGAAGGAACTCTCGTAGTTGAAAGCAGCATTTTCCAGTTCATCAAGGCGCTCCATCCGACGCCGGCTCTCGGAGGTGTCCCGACGGCGACCGCGATGGATATCATCCGGCATGAGGAAAAGCTGGATCGCGGTTTCTATGCCGCTCCGGTCGGCTGGACGGACGCTTCCGGCAACGGGGAATTCGCCGTTGCCATCCGGTCGGCTCTTCTTGAGCAGGACAAGGCTTGGCTGTATGCAGGCGGCGGAATTGTGGCCGATTCCAAGGCAGACGAAGAATATGAGGAGACATGGGTGAAATTCAGGCCGATGCTCCGCGCCCTTGGAGGGACACTGCATGGATAAACGTATAATACTGACCAACCATGTAAAACGGATGACGGAATCTCTTGCACGGCTGGGAATGGTGCATGCTGTGATCAGTCCCGGATCCCGTTCCACTCCGCTTGCGTACGCGCTGGCATCTGACGACAGGTTCGAGACCCATCTGCAGGTGGATGAGCGTTCTGCAGGGTTCTTCGCCCTCGGGTTAGCGAAGGCCATGCAGCTGCCAGTTGCCCTGCTGTGTACATCGGGGACAGCCGCGGCCAATTTCCATCCTGCAGTCACGGAAGCCTTCTACGCGCGTATCCCGCTCGTCGTGATTACAGCGGACCGGCCTCATGAACTCAGGGACGTCGGTGCGCCGCAGGCGATCCGTCAGCCCGGTATGTTCGCGGAACACGTGAAGTACCATGTCGATCTGCCGATTCCTGAAGAATCAGCAGCCGTCGATGACTTTCTGGAGCGGCAGATTGCCCGAACTGTCGCTGTGACGATGACCGAACCGAAAGGACCGGTTCATGTGAATGCACCATTCCGTGAACCGCTGCTGATCGATCTCGGCCAGCCAGCGCCTCCGGTCACATTCCAGGCAAGCATTGCCGGAAAAAGTGTATTTGCAGAAGACCGGAAACGGCAGGTCAGCGGACTGTTGAGCAGAGCATCCAGAGGACTTTTGGTAGCGGGGGAACTGCCTCCAGGATTCCCGAAAGAAACCGTCTGGGCGTTTGCAGAGCGGATGAACTGGCCGGTCCTCTGTGATCCGCTGTCCAACCTGCGTTCTGAAGTACCGGAGTCCTGCAGGCATCTCTGCATCGACTCGTACGACGCGCTGCTGAAACAGGACCGGCTTGCAGAACGGCTGGCGCCGGATACCGTCTTCCGCATAGGACCGCAGCCGGTTTCGAAACCGCTGACCCTGTTCTTGAAACAGGCGCGTCCGGCTGTCTATGCAGTGGTGGATGAATCCGCGCTGTTCAGGGATCCGATCGGCATTGCGACCCATCATCTGCAGACCTGCCCGGAAGAAGTCCTTTCCCTGCAGTCGGAATCCCATCAGCAGCCTGCCTATACGGAGGACTGGTCGGAGGCGAACCGGATTGTTTCGGAAGTCACTGCGTCGCACAGATGGGACGAAGAGCACGAAGGCGATTATGTCCGTACTCTGCTTGATCAGCTCCCTGACGGAAGTGATCTGATCAGCGGCAGCAGCATGCCGATCCGGGATCTGGATACGTATTTCCGCAATACATCCCGGGATATTGCCTGCTTCTCGAACAGAGGGGCAAACGGCATCGATGGTGTTGTATCGACAGCGCTCGGAATTCAGGCAGCGCGGAAACGGCCGTCCTGGCTGCTGATCGGCGACCTGTCGTTCCTCCATGACAGCAATGGCCTCATCGTCTCCCGGATGGAAGAGACGGATCTCACGATCGTGCTCAGCAATAACAATGGCGGCGGCATCTTCTCCTATTTGCCGCAGTCGACGGAGCCTGCGCATTTCGAAGAGCTGTTCGGAACACCGACAGACCTGTCCTTCGCGCCGTTCGCCGAGCTCTATGATATCCAATACAGTTGTGTATCATCAGTTGCGCAGCTGGAAGAACAGCTGCAGCAGCCGAAGACAAAACCGCTCCGTATCATCGAGATGATCTCAAACCGGGAACAGAACACGGCGGCACATCGGGCTCTCTGGCAATCGGCAGGGGAGGAGCTGGACAGGCATGGCTTCTGAATATCTCTCTGTTGGTGGGGAGTCTCTTCATTATGAAACGTATGGATGCAGTGACCGCCCGGCAGTTGTCCTGCTTCATGGGTTCACAGGCAGTACAGTGACATGGCATTCGATTGCCGGCCTGCTGGCGGATCGGTTCCATGTGGTCCTCGTGGATCTTTGGGGGCACGGCCGGTCCGCAAGCCCTGCGGACAGCACCCGGTATTCAATGGCGTCCCAGACGGAAGATCTCGATCAGCTGTTTACGTATCTCGGGCTGGACCGCATCCTTCTCGTCGGCTATTCGATGGGCGGCCGCACCGCACTTGGATATGCTGCGGCGTTTCCGGAGCGTATCGCAGGCCTCCTATTGGAAAGTGCGTCGCCGGGCCTCCGCACAGTAGAGGAACGCGCCGACAGACGGCGGCATGATGCGGCCCTGGCAGCACGGCTGCGGAATGAGCCGCTGGCGGAGTTCGTCCGTTTCTGGGAGGCAATCGCTCTGTTCGATTCCCAGAAATGGCTGCCCGAACAGACGCAATCTGCTATACGCAGCGAGCGGATGAACCAGAAAGCAGATGGGCTGGCCGGCAGCCTGGAAGGGATCGGAACCGGCAGCCAGCCATCGTATTGGAGGGCGCTTCCTCATATGATGTTCCCCGTCCTGCTTGTGACCGGAACACTCGACGGAAAGTTCACACGGCTCGCGCAAGAGATGGAAACACTGCTGCCGAATGCTGTCCATGAACAGGTGCCGGATGCGGGCCATGCAATCCACGTGGAAAAACCGAAGAAATTTGCTACAATAATAGAGAACTTTGCAGCACATCATTCATTTTGAGGAGGACAATTATGACACGGCAATGGGAAACGCTTCATACATATGAAGATATTAAGTATGAAAAGTATAACGGCATCGCTAAAGTGACGATCAACCGTCCGGAAGTGCGCAACGCATTCCGCCCGAAGACGGTTACAGACATGATCGATGCATTCTCACGAGCACGCGACGACGAGAGCATCGGGGTCATCATCCTCACTGGCGAGGGAGAGAAAGCATTCTGTTCCGGCGGCGACCAGAAAGTCAGAGGTCATGGCGGATATGTCGGAGACGACGAAATTCCGCGCTTGAACGTACTGGACCTCCAGCGCCTGATCCGCGTCATCCCGAAACCGGTTGTTGCGATGGTTTCCGGATTTGCTATCGGCGGCGGCCATGTGCTGCATGTTGTCTGCGATTTGACGATCGCTGCGGACAATGCAATCTTCGGCCAGACGGGTCCGAAAGTCGGCTCATTCGATGCCGGTTATGGCTCGGGTTACCTGGCACGTATCATCGGCCACAAGAAAGCCCGTGAAATCTGGTATCTGTGCCGTCAGTACGACGCACAGCAGGCACTTGATATGGGACTCGTCAATACAGTCGTTCCGTATGAACAACTGGAGGATGAAACCGTTCAGTGGTGTGAGGAAATGCTCTCCATGAGCCCGACGGCACTCCGGTTTGTCAAAGCAGCCATGAACGCGGACACGGACGGTCTTGCAGGTCTCCAGCAGATGGCGGGGGATGCGACACTTCTGTATTACACAACCGACGAAGCGAAAGAGGGACGGGATGCATTCAAAGAGAAGCGCAAGCCGGACTTCGGCCAATTCCCAAGGTTCCCTTGATAAATACAGACAAAAACTGCCGATACCGGCAGTTTTTTGTTTAGGAAGGAGTATGTCCAATGATACCCAATTGGCTGATGAAACGGGCATCCCTCAGCCCGGAAGCGCCGGCACTTTCATTTGAAGGGGAAACGCTGTCCTATGCGGAACTGTATGACCGGGCTATGGACCATGCAGGGAAACTGCGGGCCGCCGGACTGCACGCGGGAAGCCGGGCAGCCCTGCTCGGCGGAACTTCCGCGGAGATGGCTGTCCTCATCCATGGCTGCCTGCTGGCAGGTGTTGAAATGGTCCTCCTGAACGTCCGTCTGACAGCGGAGGAAATCGGATATCAGCTCGGCGATGCCGCTGCCGACCTGCTGATCTGCGAAGATTTTTGCATACCGCAGACCGGTTCTGCAAACTGTGGTGCGCTTTCCTACAGCGACTTCAGCAGACTTCCGGCACACCCCGTGGAACCGGAGAGAGAGTGGCAGGACGACCGCACCCTCACCATCATGTACACATCCGGCACGACCGGATTTCCAAAGGGTGTTCGCCAGACGGCGGGCAACCATACTGCCAGTGCAGTGTCGGCAGTCCTGAACAGCGGTCTGCGGGACGGGGATGCCTGGCTCCATATGATGCCGCTGTTCCACATCAGCGGCTTCTCGATACTCGCGAGGGCAGTGCTGTATGGTACG comes from Sporosarcina trichiuri and encodes:
- the menH gene encoding 2-succinyl-6-hydroxy-2,4-cyclohexadiene-1-carboxylate synthase, coding for MASEYLSVGGESLHYETYGCSDRPAVVLLHGFTGSTVTWHSIAGLLADRFHVVLVDLWGHGRSASPADSTRYSMASQTEDLDQLFTYLGLDRILLVGYSMGGRTALGYAAAFPERIAGLLLESASPGLRTVEERADRRRHDAALAARLRNEPLAEFVRFWEAIALFDSQKWLPEQTQSAIRSERMNQKADGLAGSLEGIGTGSQPSYWRALPHMMFPVLLVTGTLDGKFTRLAQEMETLLPNAVHEQVPDAGHAIHVEKPKKFATIIENFAAHHSF
- a CDS encoding 1,4-dihydroxy-2-naphthoate polyprenyltransferase, whose product is MQDTIKIEQGWRMWWQLTRPHTLTAAFAPVFLGTMLALPFGRLDFPLFAAMLLASVLIQMATNMFNEYYDYKRGLDTEHSVGIGGTIVRNKVNPKTILNLALFLYGISVLLGVYICMQTSWWLAAIGLVSMAIGYFYTGGPYPIAYTPLGELFSGVVMGMLLVLIAFYIQTGTVSERAVLLSIPSVLLVAAIMMANNIRDLEGDKLGGRKTLAILLGRANAIRVQSGFFILAFAWIIGLVLFGGLTPWSLLVILCVKKPISAIRIFKNHEAPLQVMPAMKFTAQTNTFFCLLLAVGLLIGHLLH
- the menB gene encoding 1,4-dihydroxy-2-naphthoyl-CoA synthase, with translation MTRQWETLHTYEDIKYEKYNGIAKVTINRPEVRNAFRPKTVTDMIDAFSRARDDESIGVIILTGEGEKAFCSGGDQKVRGHGGYVGDDEIPRLNVLDLQRLIRVIPKPVVAMVSGFAIGGGHVLHVVCDLTIAADNAIFGQTGPKVGSFDAGYGSGYLARIIGHKKAREIWYLCRQYDAQQALDMGLVNTVVPYEQLEDETVQWCEEMLSMSPTALRFVKAAMNADTDGLAGLQQMAGDATLLYYTTDEAKEGRDAFKEKRKPDFGQFPRFP
- the menD gene encoding 2-succinyl-5-enolpyruvyl-6-hydroxy-3-cyclohexene-1-carboxylic-acid synthase, with protein sequence MDKRIILTNHVKRMTESLARLGMVHAVISPGSRSTPLAYALASDDRFETHLQVDERSAGFFALGLAKAMQLPVALLCTSGTAAANFHPAVTEAFYARIPLVVITADRPHELRDVGAPQAIRQPGMFAEHVKYHVDLPIPEESAAVDDFLERQIARTVAVTMTEPKGPVHVNAPFREPLLIDLGQPAPPVTFQASIAGKSVFAEDRKRQVSGLLSRASRGLLVAGELPPGFPKETVWAFAERMNWPVLCDPLSNLRSEVPESCRHLCIDSYDALLKQDRLAERLAPDTVFRIGPQPVSKPLTLFLKQARPAVYAVVDESALFRDPIGIATHHLQTCPEEVLSLQSESHQQPAYTEDWSEANRIVSEVTASHRWDEEHEGDYVRTLLDQLPDGSDLISGSSMPIRDLDTYFRNTSRDIACFSNRGANGIDGVVSTALGIQAARKRPSWLLIGDLSFLHDSNGLIVSRMEETDLTIVLSNNNGGGIFSYLPQSTEPAHFEELFGTPTDLSFAPFAELYDIQYSCVSSVAQLEEQLQQPKTKPLRIIEMISNREQNTAAHRALWQSAGEELDRHGF
- a CDS encoding isochorismate synthase, which produces MNRKLTELPAHTDRAANPHIRFFTETIEAGGISPLSFFEAGSSIGYAERFFWENASKTLTLVGIGHALTLTADAEHDRFGKIEAEWKQYCTKLIKEEKDMDPILAGGFSFTAEQGSRSSEWGDFPRAFFSVPVFQLKIENGRTAVAINLITDSPESSGKFDELRQQRDRLIHEAQMRDSLHFTKPSVLSMQELGKDSYLDTVTAVTGKIAAGEADKVVIARSLALQFDEPADHTAVLQSITNEQRDSYLFGIERGSQLFFGATPERLVEIKDGRAYSACVAGSSRRGTTAEEDRKLGEALLADKKNREEHHYVVEMITRVFDSLCASRTSAAGPKLMKVRDIQHLYTPVEGTLVVESSIFQFIKALHPTPALGGVPTATAMDIIRHEEKLDRGFYAAPVGWTDASGNGEFAVAIRSALLEQDKAWLYAGGGIVADSKADEEYEETWVKFRPMLRALGGTLHG